The Vallitalea okinawensis genome window below encodes:
- a CDS encoding sensor histidine kinase translates to MKLNSIRKRMLFVFIMTTVLISTVSIYSFKVSEDFIDQMSNMYDLTTSLKKIETDLDLLQEQLTKYLTTKSSDNLVLYNSYSTELLNDAYELEANLHDYDEYLKLEDIVNMTVTYFEYADSAVAAKRGRKVDEYMSHYKEASKIAGFIKIYIDELSITEINKNTDFYRAISENMNNIQSANIFMIVVIVLLVLLIIIYSTYTMTEPIRKLSHSANELSKGNFDVEEVNVTSDDEIKVMVEAFNKMKYNIQEYINELHEKAEMEATLMDEKMKNLNMQHLLNNAELQALQSQINPHFLYNTLNAAVQLSMIEGADQTSMFVENIASLFRYNVRKLDTSVTLKEEVKNVKSYYELLKVRFGDLIQFKFNVEESTLGMKMPPLVLQPIVENAYIHGVGDSEDGGRILIKVQREDENIVICVIDNGKGMSEEDINHIYSKVNCPEVSVLTKPKKGHTTGIGMSNVIHRLEIFYGIKDILSIKSQLGEGTEVRIVLPAHHTSLDS, encoded by the coding sequence GTGAAGCTTAACAGTATTAGAAAAAGAATGCTTTTTGTGTTTATTATGACGACTGTACTTATAAGTACTGTTAGTATCTATTCATTCAAAGTATCTGAAGATTTTATTGATCAGATGAGCAATATGTATGATTTAACGACTTCACTAAAGAAGATTGAGACAGATCTGGATTTATTACAAGAGCAATTAACGAAATATTTGACAACAAAGAGTTCAGATAATTTGGTACTGTATAACAGTTATAGCACTGAGCTCTTAAATGATGCTTATGAGCTAGAAGCGAATTTACACGATTATGATGAATATTTAAAGCTTGAAGATATAGTGAACATGACTGTTACGTATTTTGAATATGCAGATAGTGCTGTAGCTGCTAAAAGAGGTCGTAAAGTTGATGAATACATGAGTCATTACAAAGAAGCATCCAAAATAGCAGGCTTTATTAAGATATATATTGATGAGTTAAGTATTACAGAAATTAACAAGAATACAGATTTTTATAGAGCTATTTCAGAGAATATGAATAACATTCAAAGTGCAAATATTTTTATGATTGTGGTTATTGTTCTACTGGTACTTTTGATTATTATTTATTCAACATATACGATGACTGAACCTATTAGAAAACTATCCCATTCAGCCAATGAATTATCCAAGGGAAATTTTGATGTTGAAGAAGTCAATGTTACTTCTGATGATGAGATTAAGGTCATGGTTGAAGCATTCAATAAGATGAAATACAACATTCAGGAATATATTAATGAATTGCATGAGAAAGCTGAGATGGAAGCGACATTAATGGACGAGAAGATGAAGAATCTTAACATGCAACATCTTCTGAACAATGCAGAATTACAAGCACTACAATCTCAAATTAATCCTCATTTTTTATACAATACGTTAAATGCTGCAGTGCAATTATCCATGATCGAGGGAGCAGACCAAACAAGTATGTTTGTGGAAAACATTGCATCCCTGTTCCGTTATAATGTTCGTAAGTTAGATACAAGTGTTACTCTAAAAGAAGAGGTTAAAAATGTTAAGTCCTATTATGAGTTACTTAAAGTACGTTTTGGAGATTTAATACAATTTAAGTTTAATGTTGAAGAAAGTACATTAGGTATGAAAATGCCGCCACTTGTGTTACAGCCTATTGTAGAAAATGCCTATATACATGGTGTTGGAGACAGTGAAGATGGTGGGAGAATTCTGATTAAAGTTCAAAGAGAAGATGAAAACATCGTTATCTGTGTTATAGATAATGGTAAAGGAATGAGTGAAGAGGATATTAATCATATCTATTCAAAGGTGAATTGTCCTGAAGTATCTGTTTTAACAAAGCCTAAAAAGGGACATACCACTGGCATTGGTATGTCAAATGTTATTCATCGTCTAGAAATATTCTATGGAATTAAAGATATACTGAGTATTAAGAGTCAACTTGGAGAAGGGACAGAAGTACGTATTGTTTTACCAGCTCATCATACAAGCTTAGATAGTTAA
- a CDS encoding substrate-binding domain-containing protein — translation MKILFRVTLGILLVVLFGTLSVSLYYGNKIKGQTEIPEIRDYNNEKGHYVLIYSEEDSIFWEEFVTGALEACIKEEVDLEISKVSPLDDQESILEKIDMAIASKVDGIILQAEEDIAFETYINKATEKGIPVITVASDCIKSTRQSYIGTNAYETGLKAGELIKEATDEAKIVIITQEDEHESTDISTSNYLSGIYEVINNDENMEIIAEEKSSYADFSAEGIAYKIINNNPEANMIICTSANDTLGVAQVMIEFNRVGSVQIIGYDMSEDMVDYIQKGIVYGAIARNPREMGVKSIETMKKILKKQVVSEFIDTGIIIYTKDNIKNYSDK, via the coding sequence ATGAAAATTTTATTTCGAGTAACCTTAGGTATTTTACTTGTTGTTTTATTCGGTACTCTCAGTGTATCTCTTTATTATGGTAATAAGATTAAAGGACAAACAGAAATACCTGAGATAAGAGATTATAATAATGAAAAAGGTCATTATGTTCTGATTTATAGTGAAGAAGATAGCATTTTTTGGGAAGAATTTGTTACAGGTGCTTTGGAAGCATGTATCAAAGAAGAGGTTGACTTAGAAATTAGTAAGGTATCGCCATTAGATGACCAAGAAAGTATATTAGAGAAGATCGATATGGCAATAGCTTCTAAAGTAGATGGTATAATTCTACAAGCTGAGGAAGATATAGCTTTTGAAACCTATATCAATAAAGCTACAGAAAAAGGGATTCCAGTAATAACTGTTGCTTCTGATTGTATTAAAAGTACTCGCCAATCTTACATAGGAACCAATGCGTATGAGACGGGCCTAAAAGCAGGTGAACTTATTAAAGAAGCTACGGATGAGGCTAAGATCGTAATTATTACTCAGGAAGATGAACACGAGAGTACAGACATAAGTACCAGTAATTATTTATCTGGTATATATGAAGTAATAAATAATGACGAGAACATGGAAATCATAGCTGAGGAAAAATCAAGTTATGCTGATTTTAGTGCTGAAGGTATTGCATATAAAATCATTAACAACAATCCAGAAGCAAATATGATCATCTGTACAAGTGCTAATGATACCCTTGGTGTGGCTCAGGTTATGATTGAGTTTAATAGAGTTGGAAGTGTTCAAATTATCGGTTATGATATGAGTGAAGACATGGTGGACTATATACAAAAAGGTATTGTTTATGGTGCTATTGCTAGAAATCCTAGAGAAATGGGAGTAAAAAGCATAGAAACCATGAAAAAGATACTAAAAAAGCAAGTTGTATCAGAATTCATTGATACTGGAATTATCATTTATACAAAAGACAACATAAAGAACTACTCAGATAAGTGA